Part of the Chrysemys picta bellii isolate R12L10 unplaced genomic scaffold, ASM1138683v2 scaf1432, whole genome shotgun sequence genome is shown below.
GTTGCCTGGCCGGGCAGAGCtctcagggggcagcaggggggctgcTGGCACCCAGAGGCTCAGTCTAGGAGGCggggaggctgcagggcctgCCCCGAAGGGAGAGTGGGACCCTTGCGGGGCTGCCCCACTGTTGAAAAGCTGGGGCGTGGCACAGACCTTGTGACTCAGtgatgggtgggggaggtggctgcggacagggtgtggagggggtggagggctgtGTGCACACATGTGTGCCCACCCGAGGGGTGGCcatgctggctgtgtgtgtgtgtgcaggtgggAGGTTCTCTCTttgggggggtgagggatgggcaTGTCGTTGCATGGTGAGTGCATTCCTGTGTGGGTGATGCTGGCGTGGGCACGAGTGGGGGTGTGCGCATGGGGGGGTTGCCTTCCTGGGCTGCTCTGAGCGTGGGTCACAGAGGGGCCAGCACAGACAGCagaccagccagccagccagctgcccCCCTCGCCTGGGGGCAAGGCTTTGTAACACCCCTCACAGCGGGGCCTCTTCTGGCGCCGGATGGGGCTTTCCGGCTCCTCTCCCGCCTCTGACAGGCAGGCTGCTGGCTTCAGTTTCTGACAGCCCGGCTGTTCAGAGCTCCTCGGccacctccctgagccagggGCGCAGCCCTTAATCCTGCCAGATACGCCCCCCTCCAGTCTTGTCCACCCGTCCGACCAATCAGTAATCACGAGTCGAACCCCAAACTCCTGAGCTGGGGAGCTGCCGGGGTTCAACCAAACGCCAACACTGGCCAATCCTTTGCCTGCTCCTGGCGGCACCTTCTCCACCTGTTCTCAGCCACCGCAGAGGCTAGacgcagatttttaaaaacactgtacACTATACAGCTCCTGCTGTAATCCcagggctccaggagctggggcttggagAAAAACACCAACCAGCGTGAGACTCGCCAGACACCTGCGAGGTTTGGTACCCCTGCATTTCACAGCGTGGGGCTGAGAGCCTGCACCTCAGCGGCAGCCTCCGTGCCCCGCTGCACATAGCGTCGGTGCTCAGCAGCCCCGTCCCACGCACGTGCGACCGGCCAGCCACTCACTGCCTGTgtcgctctcccctgcagggagtTCCTCCGAGCCATCAACCAGTTTGCTGACACCTTGACCCAGATGttcctgagcagcagcagcttggaaCTGCAGgtgagcagaggggctgggaggccTTGCCCAGCGCTGAGCGGGGCCTGTGAGAgccggggcagcaggggggcatCAGGCCTTTGCCAGCATTTTTGCTAATGCTTTACCTGGGGCTGCTCCAGTGGCGCCTGTGACAAGGGCTGGGGGAGCATTTCTGGGCAGGCTTCGGATTGGTCTTGTCATCCCCTGCAGGTTTGTAGTGTTTCAGGTGAGACGcggtcagcccctgccctggttcctGCCCCCCCTACATCTctggctcctgcctccccctcgtccctggttcctgcccccccccatctctggctcctgcctccccctcgtccctggttcctgcccctccccccccccccggttcctgcccttcccccccacctctggctcctgcctccccctcgTCCCTGGTTCCTGCCCCCCCTACATCTctggctcctgcctccccctcgtccctggttcctgccccccccccccatctctggctcctgcctccccctcgtccctggttcctgccccccccccatctctggctcctgccccccccccatctctggctcctgcctccccctcgtccctggttcctgcccctccccccacccggttcctgcccttccccccccacctctggctcctgcctccccctcgtccctggttcctgccccccccccatctctggctcctgcctccccctcgtccctggttcctgcccctcccccctcccccggttcctgcccttccccccacctctggctcctgcctccccctcgtccctggttcctgcccctccccccccccggttcctgcccttcccccccacctctggctcctgcctccccctccccctggtccctgcccccccccaatctctggtTCCTGCCTCCCCCTCGTCCCtgattcctgcccccccccaatc
Proteins encoded:
- the LOC135979948 gene encoding dedicator of cytokinesis protein 5-like — protein: MAAILNQMDEAHYSSYIQAFSARTDLMDFLMETFILFKDLIGKTVYPSDWMVMNMVQNREFLRAINQFADTLTQMFLSSSSLELQVSRGAGRPCPALSGACESRGSRGASGLCQHFC